A region from the Tsuneonella mangrovi genome encodes:
- the gpmA gene encoding 2,3-diphosphoglycerate-dependent phosphoglycerate mutase yields MPTLILVRHGQSQWNLENRFTGWWDVDLTENGVAEAIAAGELLAEKGLLPTRAFTSLQTRAIKTLHLALEACQRLWIPETKDWHLNERHYGGLTGLDKQETREKHGDEQVHIWRRSFDTPPPPMEAGSDYDLSADPRYAGIDVPATESLKLTIERVLPYWESAILPVLSSGETVIISAHGNSLRALVKHLSGISDDEITGLEIPTGQPIIYQFDGAMVPGERYYLKDS; encoded by the coding sequence TTGCCGACCCTGATCCTCGTCCGCCACGGCCAGAGCCAGTGGAACCTGGAGAACCGCTTTACCGGTTGGTGGGACGTCGACCTGACCGAAAATGGCGTGGCCGAAGCGATCGCCGCAGGCGAATTGCTGGCGGAAAAGGGCCTGCTGCCGACACGCGCATTCACTTCGCTCCAGACCCGCGCGATCAAGACGCTGCATCTCGCGCTCGAGGCGTGCCAACGGCTGTGGATCCCCGAGACCAAGGACTGGCACCTCAACGAGCGGCACTACGGCGGGCTCACCGGGCTCGACAAGCAGGAAACCCGTGAGAAGCACGGCGACGAACAGGTTCACATCTGGCGGCGCAGCTTCGACACCCCGCCCCCGCCGATGGAAGCGGGCAGCGACTACGACCTGTCTGCCGACCCGCGCTATGCCGGGATCGACGTGCCGGCGACCGAAAGCCTCAAGCTGACCATCGAGCGTGTGTTGCCCTATTGGGAAAGCGCGATCCTGCCCGTGCTCAGCAGCGGCGAGACGGTGATCATCTCCGCGCATGGCAACTCGCTGCGCGCGCTGGTCAAGCACCTTTCGGGGATTTCCGACGACGAAATCACCGGGCTCGAAATCCCCACCGGCCAACCGATCATCTACCAGTTCGATGGCGCAATGGTGCCCGGCGAACGCTACTACCTGAAGGACAGCTGA
- a CDS encoding dihydrofolate reductase yields the protein MGHGQAGNFTSIVAMDLRGAIGCKNSLPWRLRSDLAFFKATTIDSCVIMGRKTFDSLGAKCLPKRDNVVLSHNNVLFPATDHCKLALSIPEALVIAEEFGCEDTFVIGGGLTYSQFAPLVDRYLVTVVEHQVEEADAYVSQDILSDLRKWDRVELAKYPAVPDQDDYAFAVYELWAPDTEARAAKRSRLIENYRSKVGKKPKLTRRSSKHQFSPPQDAFAF from the coding sequence ATGGGACACGGGCAGGCAGGAAACTTTACATCGATTGTCGCAATGGATTTGCGTGGCGCGATAGGATGTAAAAATTCGCTTCCTTGGCGCCTGCGATCAGACTTAGCGTTCTTCAAAGCCACCACGATCGACTCATGTGTGATTATGGGGCGGAAAACCTTCGACTCTCTCGGTGCGAAGTGTCTTCCTAAGCGAGACAACGTGGTCTTATCTCACAACAATGTGCTGTTCCCAGCCACTGATCATTGCAAACTGGCTCTCTCTATCCCTGAGGCGTTGGTGATCGCGGAAGAGTTCGGATGTGAAGACACATTCGTTATCGGAGGCGGCCTGACCTATTCACAATTTGCCCCGCTTGTGGACCGATATCTCGTGACTGTCGTGGAACACCAGGTCGAAGAGGCCGATGCCTACGTGTCGCAGGACATCTTGTCCGACCTGCGTAAGTGGGATCGGGTAGAGTTAGCAAAATACCCTGCGGTGCCGGACCAAGATGATTATGCCTTCGCCGTTTATGAACTCTGGGCCCCTGACACAGAAGCTCGTGCGGCGAAACGGAGCCGCCTCATTGAGAACTATCGCTCGAAAGTCGGAAAGAAGCCCAAGCTGACTAGGCGATCTTCTAAGCACCAATTTTCTCCTCCTCAGGATGCTTTTGCATTCTGA
- a CDS encoding threonine aldolase family protein, with amino-acid sequence MQFLSDNAASVHPAVWEAMRAADAPDSPYDTDALSQRLDEAFSGVFGQEVAALWVATGTAANCLALATMCPPHGGVVCHEEAHIEVDEGGAPGFYLHGAKLMLAAGEGAKLTPGAVHAVIDPIRDDVHQVQPHALSVTQASEYGRCYQPQEIAVLGALAKQRGLHFHVDGARFGNAVAFLDCAPIDAVGGADALSFGSIKNGAMSAEAIVFFDPALADVARYRRKRAGHLQSKGRFLAAQLLAMLDGDLWLANARAANAAAAEIAGVCGDRLMHPVEANELFVTLSPAEREVLRLQGFAFYDWGDDAARFVTAWNTRSEDVSALAEAISAL; translated from the coding sequence ATGCAATTCCTGTCCGACAACGCCGCGTCCGTTCACCCCGCCGTGTGGGAGGCGATGCGCGCGGCCGATGCGCCGGATTCACCCTACGATACCGACGCGCTGTCGCAACGGCTTGATGAAGCGTTTTCGGGAGTGTTCGGGCAAGAGGTCGCGGCGCTGTGGGTGGCGACCGGGACGGCAGCGAACTGCCTGGCGCTTGCAACGATGTGCCCTCCGCACGGGGGCGTGGTGTGCCACGAAGAAGCGCATATCGAAGTCGACGAGGGCGGCGCACCAGGGTTCTACCTCCACGGTGCGAAGCTGATGCTGGCGGCGGGCGAGGGCGCGAAGCTCACCCCCGGGGCCGTGCACGCGGTAATCGACCCGATTCGTGACGACGTGCACCAGGTCCAGCCGCACGCGCTGTCGGTGACGCAGGCGAGCGAATACGGGCGGTGCTACCAGCCGCAGGAGATCGCTGTGCTCGGGGCGCTGGCGAAACAGCGCGGGCTGCACTTCCATGTCGATGGCGCGCGGTTCGGCAACGCGGTGGCGTTCCTCGATTGTGCGCCGATCGATGCGGTGGGCGGGGCCGACGCATTGAGCTTCGGCAGCATCAAGAACGGGGCGATGAGCGCCGAGGCGATCGTGTTCTTCGATCCCGCGCTGGCGGATGTCGCGCGCTATCGCCGCAAGCGCGCCGGACACCTGCAATCGAAGGGCCGGTTCCTGGCCGCGCAGCTGCTCGCGATGCTCGATGGCGATTTGTGGCTGGCGAACGCCCGTGCGGCGAATGCGGCGGCAGCGGAAATCGCCGGCGTGTGCGGCGATCGGCTGATGCACCCTGTCGAAGCGAACGAGCTGTTCGTGACGCTCTCGCCCGCCGAACGCGAGGTGCTGCGCTTGCAGGGATTCGCGTTTTACGACTGGGGCGATGATGCCGCGCGCTTCGTCACCGCGTGGAACACCCGTTCGGAAGACGTATCGGCACTTGCGGAAGCGATTTCCGCACTGTGA
- the ileS gene encoding isoleucine--tRNA ligase — translation MSDDSTKRDYRDTVFLPKTDFPMKAGLPQKEPGIAARWRDEKLYEQLRDARRGREKFIFHDGPPYANGDMHIGHALNHTLKDMVCRTQNLLGRDAPYVPGWDCHGLPIEWKVEEQYRKKKQDKNQVPAKEFRAECRAYAQHWVDTQREQLKRLGIMADWDHPYLTMDFQAESTIVAELMKFAEAGNLYRGSKPVMWSPVEETALAEAEVEYEDIVSTQIDVAFEIVESPIPELVGAHAVIWTTTPWTIPVNQAIAYGPEVDYVLCVAMPFWEGEGERPCFDAPWWANKPFLVAQPLRESFEQRLQRDLDKLEGSAGFLANVMPYSAETHFRGSNLAGTIARHPMHHLGGFYAKPRPFLSGDFVTTDSGTGLVHMAPDHGEDDFELCRANGIEPQFAVMADGRYRDDWPWLGAHDDRRRSVINKPFNSPEGPICADLREAGALLAASEDYQHSYPHSWRSKAKVIFRCTPQWFVPMDKPGMVEVAETAAEQRWDNEGGTPEHTGTLRQVALEAIAATRFVPEKGRNRIGSMVEGRPDWVLSRQRAWGVPITLFVKNGTGEYLQDPQVNARVVEAVRQDGVDAWDEARKAEFLGSDYDAHDYEMVTDILDVWFDSGCTHAFVLESGRWPDMQWPADLYLEGSDQHRGWFQSSLLESCATRGRAPYDAILTHGFTMASDGRKMSKSLGNTIDPLKVMEQYGADIIRLWALSVDFTEDHRIGDEILKGVADQYRKLRNTFRYLLGALDGYDYEAEAVDVSEMPELERYMLDRLLALDTKLRQAIADYDFNEYTRALIDFSNEDLSAFFFDIRKDRLYCDAPDGIERRAYRTVLDILFQALIRYAAPVLVFTAEEVWTTRFPDRGSVHLTEWHPLPGDWQDDALAARFAALRDLREDVTEAIEPLRRDKTIRSSLEADVTVPASSVPEGFTDADLAELFITASVARGQGSAVTVSRTTDHKCGRCWRLLPEVAEDGELCSRCESVVSELDGTEA, via the coding sequence ATGAGCGACGACAGCACGAAACGCGATTACCGGGACACCGTCTTCCTGCCGAAGACCGATTTTCCCATGAAGGCCGGCCTTCCGCAGAAGGAGCCGGGCATTGCCGCGCGCTGGCGGGACGAAAAGCTCTACGAGCAGCTGCGCGACGCCCGGCGCGGGCGCGAGAAGTTCATCTTCCACGACGGCCCGCCATACGCCAACGGCGACATGCACATCGGCCACGCGCTCAACCACACGCTCAAGGACATGGTCTGCCGCACGCAGAACCTGCTCGGGCGTGATGCGCCCTACGTGCCGGGGTGGGACTGCCACGGCCTACCGATCGAATGGAAGGTCGAGGAGCAGTACCGCAAGAAGAAGCAGGACAAGAACCAGGTCCCGGCCAAGGAATTCCGCGCCGAATGCCGCGCCTATGCGCAGCACTGGGTCGATACCCAGCGCGAACAGCTCAAGCGCCTCGGCATCATGGCCGACTGGGACCATCCTTACCTGACGATGGATTTCCAGGCCGAATCCACGATCGTGGCAGAGCTGATGAAGTTCGCCGAAGCGGGCAACCTCTACCGCGGATCGAAGCCGGTGATGTGGAGCCCGGTGGAAGAAACCGCGCTGGCCGAAGCCGAGGTCGAGTACGAGGATATCGTCTCGACCCAGATCGACGTGGCGTTCGAGATCGTCGAAAGCCCGATCCCCGAACTGGTCGGCGCGCACGCGGTGATCTGGACGACCACGCCGTGGACGATCCCGGTGAACCAGGCGATCGCCTATGGGCCTGAGGTTGATTATGTGCTGTGCGTTGCAATGCCCTTCTGGGAAGGTGAAGGTGAACGACCTTGCTTCGATGCACCTTGGTGGGCCAACAAGCCGTTTCTGGTCGCGCAGCCACTGCGAGAGTCGTTCGAGCAGAGACTCCAGAGAGATCTAGATAAACTAGAAGGGTCTGCGGGCTTTTTGGCCAACGTCATGCCCTATTCGGCGGAAACGCACTTTCGAGGGTCAAACCTCGCCGGCACCATCGCCCGCCACCCGATGCACCATCTCGGCGGGTTCTACGCGAAACCCCGCCCCTTCCTGTCGGGCGATTTCGTCACCACCGACAGCGGCACCGGCCTCGTCCACATGGCGCCCGACCACGGCGAGGACGATTTCGAGCTGTGCCGCGCGAACGGAATCGAGCCGCAGTTCGCGGTGATGGCCGACGGGCGCTATCGCGACGACTGGCCGTGGCTTGGCGCGCATGACGATCGCCGCCGCAGCGTGATCAACAAGCCGTTCAATTCGCCCGAAGGCCCGATCTGTGCGGACCTGCGCGAAGCCGGCGCGCTGCTCGCCGCGAGCGAGGACTACCAGCACTCTTACCCGCACTCGTGGCGTTCGAAAGCCAAGGTGATCTTCCGCTGCACCCCGCAGTGGTTCGTGCCGATGGACAAGCCCGGCATGGTCGAAGTCGCCGAAACTGCCGCCGAACAGCGGTGGGACAACGAGGGCGGTACGCCCGAGCATACCGGCACGCTGCGACAGGTCGCGCTCGAAGCGATCGCCGCCACCCGCTTCGTGCCCGAAAAGGGCCGCAACCGCATCGGTTCGATGGTCGAAGGACGGCCCGACTGGGTGCTGTCGCGCCAGCGCGCATGGGGCGTGCCGATCACGCTGTTCGTCAAGAACGGGACCGGCGAATACCTGCAGGATCCGCAAGTCAACGCCCGCGTGGTCGAGGCCGTGCGGCAGGACGGCGTCGACGCGTGGGACGAAGCGCGCAAGGCCGAATTTCTTGGGTCCGACTACGACGCCCACGACTACGAGATGGTCACCGACATTCTCGACGTGTGGTTCGATTCGGGCTGCACCCACGCGTTCGTGCTCGAGAGCGGGCGCTGGCCGGACATGCAGTGGCCCGCCGACCTCTACCTTGAGGGCAGCGACCAGCACCGTGGCTGGTTCCAGTCTTCCTTGCTCGAATCGTGCGCCACCCGCGGTCGCGCGCCCTACGACGCGATCCTGACCCACGGATTCACGATGGCGAGCGACGGGCGCAAGATGTCGAAGAGCCTCGGCAATACCATCGATCCGCTGAAGGTGATGGAGCAATACGGCGCGGACATCATCCGGCTGTGGGCGCTCTCGGTCGATTTCACCGAGGACCACCGGATCGGCGACGAGATCCTCAAGGGCGTCGCCGACCAGTACCGCAAGCTGCGCAACACCTTCCGCTACCTCCTCGGCGCGCTAGACGGGTACGACTACGAGGCCGAGGCGGTCGATGTGAGCGAAATGCCCGAGCTCGAGCGGTATATGCTCGACCGGCTGCTCGCGCTCGATACCAAGTTGCGGCAGGCGATCGCGGACTACGACTTCAACGAATACACCCGCGCGCTGATCGATTTTTCGAACGAGGATCTCTCGGCGTTCTTCTTCGATATTCGCAAGGACAGGCTCTATTGCGATGCGCCTGACGGAATCGAACGGCGCGCTTACCGCACCGTGCTCGATATCCTGTTCCAGGCGCTGATCCGCTACGCCGCGCCGGTGCTGGTGTTCACCGCCGAGGAAGTGTGGACCACCCGCTTCCCCGACCGGGGCAGCGTCCACCTTACCGAATGGCACCCGCTGCCGGGTGACTGGCAGGACGACGCGCTCGCCGCGCGGTTCGCTGCCTTGCGCGATTTGCGCGAGGACGTGACCGAAGCGATCGAGCCGCTGCGCCGCGACAAGACGATCCGCTCCAGCCTCGAAGCCGACGTGACCGTGCCTGCCAGCTCCGTGCCTGAAGGGTTCACCGACGCCGACCTCGCCGAACTGTTCATCACTGCGTCAGTCGCGCGCGGGCAGGGCAGCGCGGTGACCGTATCGCGCACCACCGACCACAAATGCGGCCGCTGCTGGCGCCTGCTGCCCGAAGTGGCGGAAGACGGCGAGCTGTGCAGCCGCTGCGAGAGTGTCGTATCCGAGCTGGACGGCACGGAAGCATGA
- a CDS encoding bifunctional riboflavin kinase/FAD synthetase, protein MRFLDHREPLPEPLRGAVIALGNFDGFHLGHQAVAGEAIRWAHAEGRPSIIATFDPHPVRYFKPDVPPFRLTTLEQRQELYLAAGATAMLVFHFDAELANTTAEDFVKVLLAERLGAAGVVTGEDFTFGKGRAGNRQRLVELGAECGIEARAVPPVMDSGAPVSSSRVREALQAGDCETASRLLTRPFAIRGVVGHGDKRGREIGYPTANLTIESYLRPRFGIYAVTGKVLATGQELLGAANIGVRPTFDPPKELLEPYFFDFSGDLYGQEIEVGFHRFLRPEAKFDSLDDLIAQMDKDCDEAREALSARPR, encoded by the coding sequence ATGAGGTTCCTCGACCATCGCGAGCCGCTGCCCGAACCTTTGCGCGGGGCGGTGATTGCGCTCGGCAACTTCGACGGGTTCCACCTCGGCCACCAGGCGGTGGCGGGCGAAGCGATCCGCTGGGCGCACGCCGAAGGTCGCCCCTCGATCATCGCGACGTTCGATCCGCATCCGGTGCGCTACTTCAAACCCGACGTGCCGCCGTTCCGCCTGACTACGCTCGAGCAGCGGCAGGAACTCTACCTCGCCGCCGGTGCCACCGCGATGCTGGTGTTCCACTTCGACGCCGAGCTGGCGAACACCACTGCGGAGGATTTCGTGAAGGTGCTGCTCGCCGAACGGCTCGGGGCGGCTGGCGTCGTTACGGGTGAGGACTTTACCTTCGGCAAGGGCCGCGCGGGCAACCGGCAGCGGCTGGTCGAATTGGGTGCGGAATGCGGGATCGAAGCGCGCGCGGTGCCGCCAGTGATGGACAGCGGCGCGCCGGTGTCCTCCAGCCGCGTGCGCGAGGCGCTGCAGGCAGGCGACTGTGAAACCGCCAGCCGCCTGCTCACTCGCCCGTTCGCGATCCGCGGCGTGGTCGGCCACGGCGACAAACGCGGACGCGAAATCGGCTATCCGACCGCCAACCTGACGATCGAAAGCTACTTGCGCCCGCGCTTCGGGATCTACGCCGTCACCGGCAAGGTGCTCGCCACCGGGCAGGAATTGCTCGGCGCGGCCAACATCGGGGTGCGCCCGACGTTCGATCCGCCAAAGGAGCTGCTCGAGCCGTATTTCTTCGACTTTTCGGGCGACCTTTACGGGCAGGAAATCGAAGTCGGTTTCCACCGCTTCCTGCGGCCCGAAGCCAAGTTCGATTCGCTTGATGACCTGATCGCGCAGATGGACAAGGATTGCGACGAAGCGCGGGAGGCCCTAAGCGCGCGCCCACGATGA
- a CDS encoding DMT family transporter, with the protein MSDTSAHSFLSPRIALPFLLTALIWGSTWYVIRGQIDGVSAHWAIAYRFALATPGMFVLARILRKPLAMPGQAHLLALAMGLFQFSGNYTFVYLSEMHLTSGIVALLIGMMMVPNAVFGHFLLGQPVTRGFVGGSAIALSGIALLLVNEAQVAPLEGSVVLGAVMAVIAMLSASFANVIQAGPAGKDVALPSLLGWAMLYGTTIDICLALLLSGAPVFPRDPQFWTGTAYLAFAGSVVTFPLYYALVRQLGAGRAAYNGVLVVVIAMVISTVMEGYHWTALAIAGASLAMVGLVIALRARQAGPPGGDQLPSVPSAARMAASPEA; encoded by the coding sequence GTGAGCGATACCTCCGCCCATTCATTCCTCAGCCCGCGAATCGCGCTGCCGTTCCTGCTGACGGCGCTGATCTGGGGCTCGACGTGGTACGTCATTCGTGGCCAGATCGATGGTGTGTCTGCGCATTGGGCGATTGCCTATCGCTTTGCGCTCGCGACACCGGGCATGTTCGTGCTTGCGAGGATCCTGCGCAAACCGCTGGCGATGCCTGGGCAGGCGCACCTGCTGGCGCTGGCGATGGGCCTGTTCCAGTTCAGCGGGAACTACACTTTTGTCTACTTGTCGGAGATGCACCTGACCTCGGGCATCGTCGCGCTGCTGATCGGGATGATGATGGTGCCCAACGCGGTGTTCGGTCATTTCCTGCTCGGCCAGCCAGTCACCCGCGGATTTGTCGGGGGCAGCGCCATCGCGCTCAGCGGAATCGCCTTGCTGCTGGTCAACGAGGCGCAGGTTGCTCCGCTTGAAGGGAGCGTAGTGCTCGGAGCGGTAATGGCGGTGATCGCAATGCTCTCCGCATCGTTTGCAAATGTGATCCAGGCCGGACCGGCCGGGAAAGACGTCGCGCTGCCAAGCCTCCTGGGGTGGGCGATGCTTTACGGAACGACGATCGACATATGTCTGGCGTTATTGCTCTCGGGTGCTCCGGTGTTCCCGCGCGATCCGCAATTCTGGACCGGGACCGCCTACCTTGCATTCGCCGGATCGGTGGTGACGTTCCCGCTTTATTATGCGTTGGTGCGCCAGCTCGGCGCTGGCCGCGCAGCCTACAACGGGGTGCTGGTGGTGGTTATCGCGATGGTCATCTCGACCGTCATGGAAGGCTACCACTGGACGGCCCTGGCGATTGCCGGGGCCTCGCTGGCGATGGTCGGACTGGTGATCGCGTTGCGGGCACGGCAGGCCGGCCCTCCGGGCGGTGATCAGCTGCCTTCAGTGCCTTCCGCTGCGAGGATGGCGGCGAGCCCCGAAGCGTAG
- a CDS encoding 5-(carboxyamino)imidazole ribonucleotide synthase: MIKQGGTIGILGGGQLGRMIAMSAAQLGYRCHVFTPERDSGAAEVSAEATVAPWSDARAMERFAANCDVITLEFENIPTAALAPLEAKLFPGVRALEVAQDRLAEKRFVDELGGRPAPFLPVAEKLDLVRAIDTIGAPGILKTRRDGYDGKGQWRLDSAHEAESLRLPQVTCVYEGFVDFLAEFSVILVRGQDGEVRFWDSTENRHAEGILAQSVWPPNEIVTAQVGEARALAREVANALRYVGVLTLEFFATPTGPVFNEMAPRVHNSGHWTIEGAATSQFENHVRAVCGLPLGDTSTIAAQIEMDNLIGESVLKAQKVLFEPEAHLHLYGKREVRDGRKMGHVTRIWYS; encoded by the coding sequence GTGATCAAGCAAGGCGGGACCATCGGTATCCTCGGCGGAGGACAGCTCGGCCGGATGATTGCGATGTCTGCCGCACAGCTCGGATATCGCTGCCACGTGTTCACCCCTGAACGCGACAGCGGGGCCGCCGAAGTCAGCGCCGAAGCGACCGTCGCCCCGTGGTCCGATGCGCGCGCGATGGAACGCTTCGCCGCCAATTGCGACGTCATCACGCTCGAATTCGAGAACATCCCGACCGCCGCACTCGCTCCGCTTGAAGCCAAGCTGTTTCCCGGCGTTCGCGCGCTCGAAGTGGCGCAGGATCGGCTCGCGGAAAAGCGCTTCGTCGACGAACTCGGCGGGCGTCCCGCTCCGTTCTTGCCGGTGGCCGAAAAGCTCGACCTTGTCCGCGCGATCGACACGATCGGCGCGCCGGGCATCCTCAAGACCCGCCGCGACGGCTACGACGGGAAAGGCCAGTGGCGGCTCGACAGCGCGCACGAAGCCGAATCGCTGCGCCTGCCGCAGGTCACTTGCGTCTACGAAGGGTTCGTCGATTTCCTCGCCGAGTTCTCCGTGATCCTCGTGCGCGGGCAGGACGGCGAGGTGCGGTTCTGGGATTCGACCGAGAACCGCCACGCCGAAGGAATCCTGGCGCAATCGGTCTGGCCGCCCAACGAAATCGTCACCGCACAAGTCGGGGAAGCCCGCGCGCTGGCCCGCGAAGTCGCCAACGCGCTGCGTTACGTCGGGGTGCTGACGCTCGAATTCTTCGCCACGCCAACCGGCCCGGTGTTCAACGAGATGGCCCCGCGGGTCCACAATTCGGGCCACTGGACGATCGAAGGCGCGGCCACCAGCCAGTTCGAGAACCACGTGCGCGCGGTGTGCGGGCTGCCGCTCGGCGATACCTCAACGATCGCCGCGCAGATCGAAATGGACAACCTGATCGGTGAAAGCGTGCTCAAGGCGCAGAAGGTGCTGTTCGAGCCCGAGGCGCACCTGCACCTTTATGGCAAGCGCGAGGTGCGTGACGGGCGCAAGATGGGCCACGTCACGCGGATATGGTACAGCTAG
- the purE gene encoding 5-(carboxyamino)imidazole ribonucleotide mutase, with protein MADVAIVMGSQSDWPTMKSAADVLGELGVSHEARIVSAHRTPDRMHDFGKTAHEQGFKVIIAGAGGAAHLPGMLAALTHLPVLGVPVQSKALSGLDSLLSIVQMPAGVPTGTLAIGEAGATNAGLLAASILALGDDALSQRLVAWRAARTAAVGETPQ; from the coding sequence ATGGCGGACGTCGCAATCGTGATGGGCAGCCAGTCCGACTGGCCGACGATGAAGAGCGCAGCCGACGTGCTCGGCGAGCTTGGCGTGAGCCACGAGGCACGGATCGTGTCCGCGCACCGCACGCCCGACCGGATGCACGACTTCGGCAAGACCGCGCACGAGCAGGGCTTCAAGGTGATTATCGCCGGTGCCGGCGGCGCGGCTCACCTGCCGGGGATGCTGGCGGCGCTTACCCACCTGCCGGTACTCGGCGTGCCGGTGCAGTCGAAAGCGCTTAGCGGACTCGATTCGCTGTTGTCGATCGTCCAGATGCCTGCCGGCGTGCCGACCGGGACACTGGCGATAGGCGAGGCCGGGGCGACCAACGCCGGGCTGCTCGCGGCATCGATCCTCGCGCTGGGCGACGATGCACTTTCCCAGCGGCTTGTCGCGTGGCGCGCTGCGCGCACAGCGGCAGTCGGCGAAACCCCGCAGTGA